GTTGCTACTtgtattttacttttccttccttctagGGCTAGATCTAAGTTCCTAAAACTCTGTTGCAATGGCAACAacattttcatgaaaaattCAAGAGATTTCTCTTGTGTTCTTTTTGCTTAATGTTCTAAAGCAGCAGTAAAATCAATTATGTAATGGTAGTGGTGGGACAGAATGTATAAATATTTAGATTTCCCAAACGCAATATAATTTATGTTCCTTTTAATGAGTTAATgcatttttgcatattttatctCCTAATTGAATCTATTTGATTTCTTATCTCAAAATTGGACAAAAATGGTCTTTGCTTTCCTGGCAGTGGCTCTACAGACCACTCAAGATCCACAGATGAGGTTTTGCAAGCTTTATGACCTAGACCCTCTTAAGCTGGCCAGGTTTGCTGTGCTTCACAGTACATGCATGTAGTCTGCCAGCTGGTGCTGTACTTCCTCGCCTGCAGATGAAAATTTGGGtctttatttcaaaatcatCATAAGGATTTTACTAACCAACTGAGTCACACATGCATAATTGGGAACAGATGTTGTCCACATGCGTGCATTCCTTTGTGTGTTAGAACATTTACTAAGTGTTATTTAAACCTGGAGTTACAGCACTGTTTCACTAGTGGTCTGGTAATTAAAGCTACTGAAGATCTGCTTGGCTTGGCTTGATCTAGACTTCAGAGCACCAACACATCTTCCAGAGAATCCTGTACTGCACTGTCTGTACTGTTTGGTGTGAAGAGCCACAGATGATAAAGAGCAGTTGTTGCCCACAGTGTTGCTTTGTGCATTACAGTGCTGGGAGATGCTGAGATGGATTTTCTCCAGTGGTGAGAGCTTTTTGGCACACGGTGCCAGCATTAGGACCTGGAAAGCAGCATTCACTGATGCATGCTCCTATTGAAACTAACTGCTTTTCCACAGAATGAGCTAGTTGGACTTGCAGTCACGAAAACCAGCACATTCTTTCTCCACAAGTTGCTCCCTTCTCCAGAGATGGTCTGCTCAGTAGGCACCAGGGCAATGAGCAGCACTTGCTTAGCACCCTCATAATAAGGGAAAGTGTCCCACTCCTTGTTTAACTGTTGTTCCTCTTCCTATTTGCAGATTATTGCAGGTCtaaattctcttttttgtcCTTCCAGGTCCCATTGTAACACATGACATTACCAGCTATCACACAATGTTTCTTTTGGCAATTTTAGGAGGGATGGCTCTCATACTTCTAGTCTTGCTGTGCCTGCTTTTGTATTATTGCAGGTAAGATTCACCATCCTGGTTACTTAGTTCATGTTGAAAATACAAGCTTTTTTGTGCttatgaaattaaaaacttctgaattgaaacatttttcctttgggggaaaaaaaggcaagcaaatgcttgaaaaagaaagaaacagatcaAATTTCCTATGTTCCTGGTTACACACAGCATATAAATCCCTGCCTTTGGGAGGGTGGTAGTTGAGTGAATCACACACATCTGTACCTGTGTTCTCCATGTAATTTCCTATCAAACATGGGCATAGGTTCAAGTTCTCTCTACCTGTTATGCATTTGCAAATGATCTTTCTGTTGGCGTTGTATTAAAATGAATGTTAAATTATCAGCCAATGCCTACTAATGAGTGATTTTATACTTGCCTTCTCTAGACATTTACTCCAGTTTGTAATTGGTACTTGAGATATTTCCCAAATGACATTAGTTATTCTTTAATTTTATCTTCGCTGCTGGGataagcttttaatttttagattATGTAATAAAAGTTCAATTCCCCTAATACTAACCATTGCTTAAAAATCTTCTATTAAGACACAGTTGCTTCTCTTGTTTCTGTGTACAACATTCATAAATTATAACTTCTTTTGTTACTGGCTTTTATAGAAGAAAATGTCTAAGACCACGTCAACATCATAAGAAACTGCAACTCTCGACAGCACTGGACACTTCTAAGAAGGATCAAGCAACCTCAATGTCCCatataaatttaatattttcacgTCGTGAGTCAGAATTTCCAGGTGGATTGTCTGTTGCTAGCAATGGACACGCTGAAAACTCAGGGGCAAAGGAATTAATCAGTGCTGTCCACATGGAGATGGTGTCACCTACTGGAGAAGCAGATATGCATACACCTATGCTCAAACACTCCTTCAGTACTTCCCAGGAGTTTAGCTCCCGAGAGGAACTGCTCTCTGACAAGGAGAAAGACAAGAGCAGAATTTCCTTGGATGACCTGACTCCCAGTGGGTCTCTAAGAAAAGACTACCACAAGTCAGCAGATAGTTTTCCTCTAAAGACCAGAAAATCTACAGAAACAGCTGAAGGCTATGAGTCCCCTATCAAAGATGAGTATAGAAGAAGTTACAATGCTATGCTGTCTCAGCCTTTATTTGAAAAGCAAGAGAGAGAAGTTCAAGTATCTATGAACCATATTGCTACTGGAAGTAAATACAATATTCAGGAACAAATATACCCCACACCTTCAGCCCCTGAAAAAGAGCTGCTGGACTGCAGACCTACTGATTGTATGATGTCTCGTTCAGTTGATCACCTTGAAAGACCTACATCTTTCCCTCGACCAGGTCAGTTGATCTGCTGCAATTCTGTCGACCAAGTCAATGACAGTGTTTACAGAAAGGTTTTGCCTGCACTGGTCATCCCAGGCCATTACATGAAGCTGCCTGGAGAGCACCCTTTTGTTAGCCAGCCCCTAGTTGTCCCAGCTGACCAGCAGATTGATATAGAAAGACTTCAGGCTGAGCTTCCTAACCCTCACGCGCGGCTTTTCCCgcaccctgcccagcagctgcagccccagcagttGGCATCCCAAGCAATATCTCAGCAACATTTGCAAGATGCAGGTGCAGCTGAGTGGAGTCAGCAAAATGCTTCCATGTCTGAATCTATTTCCATTCCTGCCTCTCTTAACGATGCATCCCTGGCTCAGATGAATAGCGAAGTGCAGCTTCTTACAGAAAAGGCTTTGATGGAATTAGGAGGTGGGAAGCCATTGCCTCACCCTCGAGCATGGTTTGTTTCTCTAGATGGGCGTTCAAATGCTCACGTTAGACATTCGTACATTGATCTCCAAAGAGCTGGTAGGAACGGGAGTAACGATGCCAGTTTGGACTCCGGTGTTGACATGAATGAACCGAAATCTGCCCGAAAGGGAAGAGGAGATCATCTGTCTGCACCACAGAGTCACCCCCCAGTGCAGGAGCACCAGCAGAGAGAGCGGAAGGTTTCAGACAGCACAGCTTACACACAGCTGGTGTACTTGGATGATATGGACCAAAGTGGCAGCGAGTGTGGAACAGCAGTTTGTAGCCCTGAGGACAATGCTCTCCGATGCCTCCTAGAAGGCACCAGTAAGAGAAGTGGTGTGcagctgcccagcctgcaggaggaAACCAGAACTGTGGATACCAAACCAGAGCCATTAACTAGTCCTGAACATGGAACATCCATTcgagatgatgatgatgaagatgaggaggatgaggaagatgaCCAAGGTGAAGATAAGAAGAGTCCTTGGCAGAAACGAGAGGAAAGACCACTAATGACTTTCAATCTAAAATGAGCTATTGTGAAAATCCACCCTTCAGTGGAGTATAAAATTGCCAAATATCCTTTCTGTGGAAGTgcttgatatttttttctttttttcttctttttttttttttatattgtggagagaaaagagaaaaacaaactgtGGTGAGCAACATTTGAAAGAACTTAAATGCATTACTGTGTAAATGttggaaaagaattaaaatcatTCCTCTGATTTAACAGCTGCCTCCAGTGAGATAGCTGAACAAAGAGTGTGATTGTTATTCCATATACTTGATATTGGTCATCCAGGATGTTGAAAATACTGACAaattttttggttggtttatGACCTCAATCTCCTTATGAATGGGAGCTGGTAAAGCTTTTGTTTTGTAGGCCAATTTTATGTTGATAAT
This Haemorhous mexicanus isolate bHaeMex1 chromosome 1, bHaeMex1.pri, whole genome shotgun sequence DNA region includes the following protein-coding sequences:
- the FAM171A1 gene encoding protein FAM171A1 isoform X1, producing MSRSAALLLCLLGCNVWKAVTKTLGAPEAAQEVTLKVHVSDASTHQPVTEAFIEIFTNQISIASGTSGADGTAFLKFQYKLGNQLIVTASKHAYVPNSAPWKPVRLPVFSSLSLGLLPERSATLMVYDDVVQIVSGFQGARTQPQVHFQRRSVKLPENTSYSDLTAYLTAASSPWEVDSFPYLQGLDGNGTGNSTRYDLTPVTAVSVHLLSSDGTPVPVNGPIYVTVPLPANSNLKHNAHVPAWRFDQKFGTWLKSSLGIVQQEGNQLTWTYIAPQLGYWVAAMSPAIPGPIVTHDITSYHTMFLLAILGGMALILLVLLCLLLYYCRRKCLRPRQHHKKLQLSTALDTSKKDQATSMSHINLIFSRRESEFPGGLSVASNGHAENSGAKELISAVHMEMVSPTGEADMHTPMLKHSFSTSQEFSSREELLSDKEKDKSRISLDDLTPSGSLRKDYHKSADSFPLKTRKSTETAEGYESPIKDEYRRSYNAMLSQPLFEKQEREVQVSMNHIATGSKYNIQEQIYPTPSAPEKELLDCRPTDCMMSRSVDHLERPTSFPRPGQLICCNSVDQVNDSVYRKVLPALVIPGHYMKLPGEHPFVSQPLVVPADQQIDIERLQAELPNPHARLFPHPAQQLQPQQLASQAISQQHLQDAGAAEWSQQNASMSESISIPASLNDASLAQMNSEVQLLTEKALMELGGGKPLPHPRAWFVSLDGRSNAHVRHSYIDLQRAGRNGSNDASLDSGVDMNEPKSARKGRGDHLSAPQSHPPVQEHQQRERKVSDSTAYTQLVYLDDMDQSGSECGTAVCSPEDNALRCLLEGTSKRSGVQLPSLQEETRTVDTKPEPLTSPEHGTSIRDDDDEDEEDEEDDQGEDKKSPWQKREERPLMTFNLK
- the FAM171A1 gene encoding protein FAM171A1 isoform X2 encodes the protein MSRSAALLLCLLGCNVWKAVTKTLGAPEAAQVFSSLSLGLLPERSATLMVYDDVVQIVSGFQGARTQPQVHFQRRSVKLPENTSYSDLTAYLTAASSPWEVDSFPYLQGLDGNGTGNSTRYDLTPVTAVSVHLLSSDGTPVPVNGPIYVTVPLPANSNLKHNAHVPAWRFDQKFGTWLKSSLGIVQQEGNQLTWTYIAPQLGYWVAAMSPAIPGPIVTHDITSYHTMFLLAILGGMALILLVLLCLLLYYCRRKCLRPRQHHKKLQLSTALDTSKKDQATSMSHINLIFSRRESEFPGGLSVASNGHAENSGAKELISAVHMEMVSPTGEADMHTPMLKHSFSTSQEFSSREELLSDKEKDKSRISLDDLTPSGSLRKDYHKSADSFPLKTRKSTETAEGYESPIKDEYRRSYNAMLSQPLFEKQEREVQVSMNHIATGSKYNIQEQIYPTPSAPEKELLDCRPTDCMMSRSVDHLERPTSFPRPGQLICCNSVDQVNDSVYRKVLPALVIPGHYMKLPGEHPFVSQPLVVPADQQIDIERLQAELPNPHARLFPHPAQQLQPQQLASQAISQQHLQDAGAAEWSQQNASMSESISIPASLNDASLAQMNSEVQLLTEKALMELGGGKPLPHPRAWFVSLDGRSNAHVRHSYIDLQRAGRNGSNDASLDSGVDMNEPKSARKGRGDHLSAPQSHPPVQEHQQRERKVSDSTAYTQLVYLDDMDQSGSECGTAVCSPEDNALRCLLEGTSKRSGVQLPSLQEETRTVDTKPEPLTSPEHGTSIRDDDDEDEEDEEDDQGEDKKSPWQKREERPLMTFNLK